From the genome of Canis lupus familiaris isolate Mischka breed German Shepherd chromosome 8, alternate assembly UU_Cfam_GSD_1.0, whole genome shotgun sequence, one region includes:
- the OR2C3 gene encoding olfactory receptor 2C3 has translation MMGIANVSSPEVFVLLGFSARPSLESILFIIVLGFYVVSILGNGIIILVSCMDVHLHTPMYFFLANLSFLDISFTTSIVPQLLVNLWGPQKTISYGGCVVQFYISHWLGATECVFLAVMSYDRYAAICRPLNYTIIMHPQLCLSLALASWLGGLTTSMVGSTLTMLLPLCGNNRIDHFFCEMPLIMQLTCVDTSLNEVEMYVASFIFVVLPLGLILVSYGHIAWAVMKIRSAEGRRKAFNTCSSHVAVVALFYGSIIFMYLQPAKSNSHEQGKFIALFYTVITPMLNPLIYTLRNKDVKTALRHIVLEKCCGFAGPWGHI, from the coding sequence ATGATGGGAATAGCCAATGTAAGTTCTCCAGAAGTCTTTGTACTCCTGGGCTTCTCTGCACGACCCTCCCTAGAATCCATCCTCTTCATCATTGTCTTAGGGTTTTACGTGGTGTCTATCTTGGGCAATGGCATCATCATTCTGGTTTCCTGCATGGATGTGCACCTCCACACGCCTATGTACTTCTTTCTTGCTAACCTCTCCTTCCTTGACATTAGCTTTACCACAAGCATTGTCCCACAACTTCTGGTCAACCTCTGGGGACCACAGAAAACCATAAGCTACGGAGGGTGTGTGGTCCAATTCTATATCTCCCACTGGCTGGGAGCGACTGAATGTGTCTTCTTGGCAGTCATGTCCTACGACCGCTATGCTGCCATCTGTAGGCCACTTAATTACACCATCATCATGCATCCACAGCTTTGCCTCAGCTTGGCCCTCGCCTCATGGCTTGGGGGTCTGACCACCAGCAtggtgggctccacactcactaTGCTCCTGCCGCTCTGTGGGAACAATCGCATTGATCACTTCTTCTGTGAGATGCCCCTCATTATGCAATTGACTTGCGTGGACACCAGCCTCAATGAGGTGGAGATGTATGTGGCCAGCTTTATCTTTGTTGTCTTGCCCCTGGGTCTCATCCTGGTCTCATATGGCCACATTGCCTGGGCTGTGATGAAGATCAGGTCAGCAGAAGGACGGAGAAAGGCCTTCAACACTTGCTCCTCCCATGTGGCAGTTGTGGCTCTATTCTATGGGAGCATCATCTTTATGTATCTCCAGCCAGCCAAGAGTAACTCCCATGAACAGGGCAAGTTCATAGCCCTCTTCTACACTGTGATCACCCCGATGCTGAATCCCTTGATTTACACGCTCAGGAACAAGGATGTGAAGACGGCTCTCAGGCACATTGTGTTAGAGAAGTGCTGTGGCTTTGCAGGGCCATGGGGGCATATTTAG